The genomic region GAGTCTgattctgaagtcaatggtgttacaCCGGTGTAAGAAGAGAGCCAGGCTTCATATTTATCAAGTACATAGGGCAGCAAAATACATGTGTATATACGGACTGTCTTTATAGGCCATTGCTGCATTAGTGGTGGACACCACACTGGGTGCAATGACCAGAGTCACATGGCCAGCAGAGGACACAGGCAGGCACAATTCCTCAACGGGGGCAAATGCAGTTCCAAGCAGCTGCCAAACCCTTTTTCAGGGTGCAATATGCAAAGTCCTTTGCGCCAGCCCCGACAACCAGCTGGCAtgaaggggcggggaggggagctgagccATGTCTAGGACCCCTTTTGCAGCATCTAGGGTTGATGACAGCACTTGCCTGCACCTTGCACACAGGGAGTGCAAGCTCTGGGACTGTGCCTACCTCTGTGGAATGTAAGGGAGGAAAGGACTCCTGAAGGTCCCCTCCCCCTTGAAGAGCAGCCAGGCCCCGCACCATGTGTCCTTATTTTACACCACTGCTATGTTGTCCATAATGCAGCCACATTTTTCTACGATCATGTTAGGAAATTCAGCCACTTCAATTTCCGTGTAGTTTCCCTTCTTGACGAGGTACATCATGGGAAGTGGGGAGCTCTCCACCACGGCACAGGTTCTTTCTCCATAGCCAAAGCGGCGCAAGTGGCTCTtggcctgcacacagccccccatGCAGAGGTAGGCCTGGTACCCCGCAGGCTCAATAATCCAGTACTGAGTCCAGGTCAGTTCTCGGAAGTTGATGTAGTGTTCCTGCCGGCAGCAGATGGGTTTCTTCGTCGTGCTTTCCTCCTTGCAGTCTCCAGGCCCCCTATCAAAAAGCAAAGCCAAGAAAGAATGTCTCTGTGACTGAAAATCAGGACTCATGCTGAAatattggggtggggaggaacagTCCTTGTCATTAACATCAGAGAAGGGCCTGAGCTGTAAAGCTTGGCTCTGGATTagcaccccacctgcccccagaATTCAGGGATGTTTAAATCCAAGGTGAGGGTTCAGACCCATTCTTAGTTCAAGTATTTAAGTACAGAAATGAGCTCAGTAAatctggggagaggagaggcttTAAAGTAAAGAAACTTCCTAGCTATTCCATTTGCAGCGATTTATTACTAACTGGGAAAGCTGCGTCCTTTGGGCCCGAGTCTCCATTGCTATGCACCTTGTGCAGTCCTTTACACAGTGCAAAGTGTAAAATGCTATCATATCAGAACAGGAGTGTTTTACAAACTCTTGCACTTACTTTTCCTctgtgtaaatgactacacaagatgcAAGGCCATGGAGAATCAGTCCTTCTGTTCTCTGGCTCTAAAAATTCAATACTATCCCAGCCCGGATATGTTTGTCTCTTCTACTCTCTCTGTGTTTCCGTGATCTGAATGATTATTTGTAAAATATATTACAACTAGAGACCCTAATCAAAACCCTTTGGGATAGTTTGGATCTAACTCTGAATTTCACAGCTGGTTCCTAGCTCTAGAATGGGCCTAACTAAAACCCCATGTCCAAATAGTCCAAATTTTAGGGAAGTTTGGAATCAGATCTTTATCCAAACTTTGTGGCTCATTTCATTTCTAATTGTGAAACATTATTTACCTCACTATGCAACTTTAAGACCACCTTGCATTTTCGCCTACTGTACCCACTCTAGGAGTTTTGCAACTAAATCAGGCTTATCCAAACCTGGCCTGAAATGTTATCTTCAGTATGAATTAGCAACCAAATACCAAAGGCAGCATAGACTTGGATTTGACACATACCCATATTCTTCCAGGTTGAGGGTATAAAGCACCAACTCAGGTTTGCCCAGGGCTTTATCCAAAGGATCCTGAGAGGTAAACCTCACGACTTTGGCCATTTCCGAGGCATAGCTGCCTAGCCTTTCTCCTTCAATCCAAATCTCCAGGAGCATTGGTCCCGGCTTCTTAGCTTTTAGCCAGTAATGTACAGCCTGGGTCACGTCAAAATTCCTCCAACCAGATTCCATTATTGGAACCAACCTGTGTGACAAGGTGGGGACAAAAAAAAGAGTCAATTTCAGGGAATTGAAGCCATAGGACTTGCAACTCATAGCTGTCTTCAGCCAGATAATGCCTGGTGAAGCTCTGTTTACAACAACGGCATTACACCGGAGATTAATTTAGTCCCTCTAGTTTGCCATGTGCCCTGACTGTACAATAATTCTTAACGGATAGCTATTATTAAACTTTAATCAGAAATAATAACACTTATTTTTAAGAGATATACTCATGTAGCAAATGTTGAGGTACTAACTAAAGAACTGCTATATCCATTCACATCAAAGAATACCTTAGGATTTGACAGAGTTTTGACAATGCAGGACCATATTCAGCCCTGGCATAAACAAGTGCAAGCCCTTTAAAAACAATGTCGTTTACATCTGTTTTTGCCAGAGCTGATTTGGGTCTATAAATTACTACGCAGAAATGAGTTTAATAGCTTTTGTGTCTGATCTTGCCCTCAATTAAGTCTACTGCAAAGCTTTcatagacttcagtggtgcagaatcACAGCCACTGTACAGAATTTGTATAGTCAATGACCAATGAAAGAAATCTTCAGAAGAAGAAAAGCCAGCAAACCATCAGCATTTTCAAAatgggaaacagagagagagagagagagagagaaggctatGCCAGAGCAAGAGACTAGAACTAATTATTAAGATTGCAATTTTTTAACTGTATTATAATGTATAGCTTTCAGACAAATTACAGAAATTCAGCCACTTCAAGATGAATATTGCAATCTTTGTAAGAAATAAAGATGCCCTTGCTCTTACGAACTCATTATGGAATTAAAAGAGGATACAAAGCCAGAGCCTGCAGTCTTTACTTAGGTGGGAATTGTGCCAGAGCAAGggcagtgggcctgattctgatctcacatcagtTGTTTATAGGTGTAGCTCTACTGGGTTCATTGGAGTGTCTCCTGATTTATGCAAGTGTAGGTGacatcagaatcaggctcagtaAAACCAAGTCCCTAAAATGCAGCTATATCCACATTAAAGGATAATCTCTTACCTGGAATCAATCAGGGAAGTCCTGTTGGTGCCATCGACTTGGATCTGCACCCAGTACACGCTGACTCTGGCGTTAGTGACTGGCCTGTGAGGTTGCTTGGTTGTAGGCATGTTCGTTCTGTTCAGGGGCTTTTTGAAAAGTTTTAGTTCAGCCATGGTCACTTCACTGTTTTCAGGTATTCTCCCTTCCATGTCAAAGACCAGATTCTGGCGTGTGGTATCAGAATAGAGAACTTCTCCTGCAATATCTGTGTACATTGGGAACAACAaggagagcctggctcagcatcATTTCCATCCCACACAAGCAAAGCCCTAACACTTCCCTTTCATTCCTAATTATCACAACACACTCATCTCATACTCCAAAGAGCGGGCCTCTTAGTCCCTACACAGATACTAAACATGTCTTTTCTAATGCACATTGGAATCAATGCCTTGTAAATGCCCTCATCATCTCCCTCTGCATGGCTCTCTGTAACCTGCTGGATAATGGGAAGGAATAAGTATTTTATTTCCCCCAGAACTCAAAAACACCAACGGCTAGGCATATTTATTTTACAGATCTCTGTATGAAAACAGGCTGTTGGACTGTTTTAAACAGACAACTGGCTTTTGGTAACTGCCCCGGAAAACAATGTAAATCTTTTGAATTCTGAGCATGCTGAGATTTTGGGTATAAAGAGCACTAATATAACATGTAAGGCTAATCAGAACTTTCCTGCTGAAATTTTTTCTGACTGAAAATTGACTTTTGACTAAACAAAACTTTGTGTGGAAAGTACCTGCTTTCCTCACGTTttgatttttttgtcaaaaaaatgaaaactgacatttttgcagTTTTTATCTAGAAactggtgggggagaggagaggaggaggttttgattttaaaatattttttaaatttttgtcaaCATTTTCTATAGGAATAAACCCACTTTTCAACCCGCTCCAATATCAGTTGTAATGACCATGCAATCCTTCTTGTTATGCTTTAGTCTTTAAACCACCATTACTTTATGCACATCTATTTTATCCACATAATAATAAACAGAGAAGGGTCCTAAGCTGTAACGTTCAGCTCCAGAAACAGATCCAAACTGAAATTCCCCCAAGTTTTGCAGTTGGCACTATGGTTTTTGTTCAGCCCATTATATATTTGGAATCCAGAAAGTCTGGATGCatatctggatctgaacttcactcaaattcagtgggtgtttggatctggggctTTGCTAAACTAATTGTAATAATACTAGCATTTTTACCTGCATTGCCCGGGATTCCTCTCAGGATGCCAGCCAAACTTGGCAAGGCTCTTCTCTTCACTCTGTGGCGCCTCAACATGGAGATGTATTTGTTCCTTATGTGATCTGGGATAACTAGATTCACTAGGTCTCTCTTCTGAAGTTTTGGAACCTCAGAAAGCCCCAGTTTCTCCAGCAAAGCCTCCTTCAGCTTTTTCTGGGTTAATCCACTGGCAGTGGTGGCTAGGCAGAGTACACAGACCATCCAGCCAAGCCTCACACTCATCCTCTGTCAGTCACCAAGCAGCTTATCAGAATGGATGAACTGATCACTCTCCCTGGAGGCTGCTCTTGGCAGAGATGCCTCTTCAAGCTCCCAAGCTGCCTGAATGGGAAAGGGACCTAATGTGCTGGATTTTTATAGCAAGTCCGGTCCCACTGGCACAACAAATTCCACAAGTGGAGGTGAAGCAGAGGACTTGAAAGGGATACTCTCACATTGGTAGTAACAAGACATATTAACACCTTCATGTGCTGTGAAGTTAATATAAGAAATATTTAGGAGAGTCTCCAGTTATTTTAGGTTGGAACAAGGTTTCCATTCTTTTTAGCTCCTTTTTCACTTTTGCCCTCCAAAGCTCTTAATAGCCTGAAATGTCTCATGCTCAGTCTGGGTCAAAGGGAACATTTCTGCAGAGTATGAAATTATCATTTATGTACACCACCACAGTATACAACTCCCCGGAAGACACAGTGCCTACCGTAAGGAGCTCACAACTACAATTGGGCAGACAATATCTTTAAGATGCATAATTAATCAGTGGGACAGGTGAAAGTTCAGTCTCAAAATGATACAGATATTAAGAATATTTAATTCTAAATcataaggtctttggggcagggactgctttTATCTTTGTGGACTGTGCCAAGCCCATGCTCAGTGATAAATAATCACAAATCCTACCATTTTGATGGCTTATTGCCTTGTAAACCAAGCAAGATATTTCTGAATTACAGAACTCTGAAAATGTACTGTTTCTACATTTTAGAAAAGTGTCCTCAATTTTCTCTCTTGTAGATTTAAACATAGCTTGTGTTTTAAAAAAGGCTGCACTATACAAACAAAGATTATCTTTTGGCAACTGTCAGAAACCAAACTCTGCTTTTGGGGGATACTGTCTGCCCAGCAGTTCCCCTCACCCATCTCATTGCTTCAGCAATATAAATTATCACAGCAGATGGCTGTCAGTGGGAAATAAAGCTAACCTGGTAAatcaggttgttgttttttaagttacCTTTTCAACTTTGAAACGTCTACATCATTTGCTTCCCTGGAGTTTGCACGCATAACAACTGGAAGTCTAATTCCTCACAAGCCCCACGAGGAGGGAATTGAAAAATAGCATCTTGATCAATGAAATGTTAGAGCAACTTGATATTTTTTGTAAGTTCTAAGGTTTCATCCTTTCCAGACAGGGAGGTCACATGACATTGACATTTCTTCTAATTGTAAATGGGCCTGTAGTTGAGCCCACCTTCAGATGTCACCAGCCTCCATTGTTTTTCCTTGTTTCACCAGAGATAAGGCAAACTTGAAAAAATGTAACCCAACCCCTTTGATTCTTTCTGAATAGGGCCTGGTTTGAGGACCCAACTACTAAGGTTCTGTCAAGCCAATATCTATAGTTTACATAAACCTGAGCCTGCTGCTGTAAATGGGTGAAGGAAGGGAATAGAACCTTTTGAAAAAAGTTATTTTACTAACTAAAGGTTAAGGTTAGTAAAGTTACTTTACTTTAGTAACTGCCCAAATTGTCTCAAAAGGCTTTTCATAAGCAGCTTTCTTTATAGACTTACATTCTCCATTATGTTGTCATGGATAGGATAACCCATAAAATTCAGATCTATGGCCAGATTCCCAACCAAAATGTGGGGATGTTTAGATTCTATTTATGAAGTATGATATTATACACTAATTAATTAGTTTATTTAAGCACCATCAGTGTGCTCAGTGGTTTACAAAATATAGATTAAGACAATCCTGATCctcctgacttcaatgggattacttacATGAGTTATGTTGCAAGTGAGTGTAAGTGTAAGGTGTGTTTGTAGGAATTGGGCCCCTTCCTGCATTCCTTCTGGCATTCCACACTGCATCACAATTTAAATGTAACGCTGTTTTGAACACTGATACATCAAGATGCAACCTTTTTtgttacatcagtggttctcaaccaggggtatgtatacccttgggggtatgcagaggtcttccagggggtacatcaactcatgtaGCTATTTGTCTAgtttaacaggttacataaaaagcactagcaa from Mauremys mutica isolate MM-2020 ecotype Southern chromosome 3, ASM2049712v1, whole genome shotgun sequence harbors:
- the LOC123365858 gene encoding left-right determination factor 2-like, encoding MSVRLGWMVCVLCLATTASGLTQKKLKEALLEKLGLSEVPKLQKRDLVNLVIPDHIRNKYISMLRRHRVKRRALPSLAGILRGIPGNADIAGEVLYSDTTRQNLVFDMEGRIPENSEVTMAELKLFKKPLNRTNMPTTKQPHRPVTNARVSVYWVQIQVDGTNRTSLIDSRLVPIMESGWRNFDVTQAVHYWLKAKKPGPMLLEIWIEGERLGSYASEMAKVVRFTSQDPLDKALGKPELVLYTLNLEEYGGPGDCKEESTTKKPICCRQEHYINFRELTWTQYWIIEPAGYQAYLCMGGCVQAKSHLRRFGYGERTCAVVESSPLPMMYLVKKGNYTEIEVAEFPNMIVEKCGCIMDNIAVV